A single window of Venturia canescens isolate UGA chromosome 3, ASM1945775v1, whole genome shotgun sequence DNA harbors:
- the Xport-B gene encoding uncharacterized protein Xport-B: MLILVFRGVFLLGILSWYSTHVWKMIDTYFKERFDKYLQQEFEKNPRMREHVDIEEKSSREIVKNEVQEDFGKKKTPISPIDRHQESCKSIGDLGEEMCSIDELNMKEIAGDDTGTGSASFVSKEGEAIDDSGSSESEVIETKVATPTGNHLEKVFTKDISKLDEKPLKSASTEGEIMKETSGENVTSKMASLEADFSKVTKSQVDGSAMIDGSEWPLKKKKKKSTVKKKWPMRTKLEEENEVKKKTTKQRVKTISFTEKDFRDAKIHGGWKDYDFMEFDDEDEDANRDPQEGILVSQLPFKPRADIGKLERVTEDEFCPLTLEDEADCDEVRTWP; the protein is encoded by the coding sequence atgttgatcctCGTTTTCCGGGGCGTTTTCCTCCTGGGAATTCTCTCCTGGTACAGTACCCACGTATGGAAAATGATCGACACGTATTTCAAGGAGAGATTCGACAAATACTTGCAACaagaattcgagaaaaatccaAGAATGCGAGAGCACGTGGATATCGAAGAGAAATCGAGTagagaaattgtgaaaaatgaggTTCAAGAGGACTTTGGGAAAAAGAAGACGCCGATTTCACCGATCGATCGTCACCAAGAATCGTGCAAAAGTATTGGCGACCTTGGCGAAGAGATGTGTTCGATAGATGAGCTGAATATGAAAGAAATAGCAGGTGACGATACCGGGACCGGAAGTGCATCTTTCGTGTCCAAGGAAGGGGAGGCGATCGACGATAGCGGCTCTAGTGAAAGCGAGGTCATTGAAACAAAAGTTGCAACTCCGACGGGAAACCACCTTGAGAAGGTTTTTACAAAAGACATAAGTAAGTTGGACGAAAAACCGTTGAAATCGGCATCGACCGAAGGGGAAATTATGAAGGAAACCAGCGGAGAAAACGTGACTTCGAAAATGGCGTCCCTCGAGGCCGATTTCTCCAAGGTCACGAAGAGCCAAGTCGACGGTTCAGCGATGATCGACGGGTCGGAGTGGccgttaaaaaagaaaaaaaagaaatcgacagtaaaaaaaaaatggccgaTGCGGACAAAACTCGAGGAGGAAAATGAggtgaaaaagaaaaccaCGAAGCAACGAGTCAAAACGATTTCTTTCACGGAAAAGGACTTCCGAGACGCTAAAATTCACGGGGGTTGGAAGGACTATGATTTTATGGAAtttgacgacgaggacgaggatgctAATCGAGATCCACAGGAAGGAATTTTGGTCTCTCAATTGCCATTCAAGCCGCGGGCTGACATTGGTAAACTCGAGAGAGTCACCGAAGACGAATTTTGTCCGTTAACTCTCGAGGACGAGGCCGATTGTGACGAAGTCAGAACCTGGCCGTGA
- the LOC122407808 gene encoding sialin-like isoform X3: MAALVRLKRGSVQLRHAALEMRAAVRARHIVASLVAVGFALCGAVETSSSVALLANQEDNHAIIDTSWHCDMLVNISSRNRTEDFEIILLERTVHSRQLPQEERAESIMREAFLWGQVAGPILGGCLVWGRSGPSMVFSRAVLSACLASLLVPAAWRGPSHVALRLFQGLCTGATMPAAHMLAMTWFKSNHRSWYFSCYAAVSVGYCLTGWIGTAVVRSFGRDSLCYGLVLLALCWYFAFGRFVKDSPKSYQHDTNAAVIPWGKLLRSVPVWASAVATMGNQWGDATLALGMTKYLKLIYGFSTANDSVLTTLPHIGHFMAALTCGLLVDHVRESGIVSTTTARKLVVYTAHFIPAALLFVAGYAGCQALGAAWLGIAALLVSGTAPAGALAAIADLAPAESPACAAAACALCSTLGAAGLLAANYFVTQALHGSIAGSWRLVFGVASVVLLTTAAVFLALGKGVPQPWIPSVARPRSHDVIYEQDALELDYEDVGVQTEPFNPYVLDEDVESIKEMPRSSSIHSKVSAGSDC, from the exons ATGGCGGCACTCGTACGTCTCAAACGTGGTAGCGTACAACTCAGACATGCGGCGCTGGAAATGCGAG ccGCCGTGCGAGCTCGCCACATCGTAGCTTCACTGGTCGCCGTTGGTTTCGCTCTTTGCGGAGCTGTCGAAACAAGTTCCTCCGTAGCATTGCTCGCCAATCAAGAAGACAATCATGCCATCATCGATACTTCGTGGCACTGTGACATGCTCGTCAACATCAGTAGCCGAAATCGAACTGAAGATTTCGAAATTATACTTTTGGAG AGAACTGTTCATTCGCGGCAGTTGCCTCAAGAAGAGCGAGCCGAATCGATAATGCGAGAGGCATTTCTGTGGGGTCAAGTGGCCGGACCTATCCTAGGGGGCTGTCTCGTTTGGGGCAGATCAGGACCATCAATGGTTTTTTCAAGGGCTGTACTGAGCGCGTGTCTCGCCTCGCTTCTCGTCCCTGCAGCTTGGAGAGGTCCATCTCACGTTGCTCTTCGACTTTTTCAAGGACTATGCACT GGAGCAACGATGCCAGCGGCTCATATGCTTGCCATGACGTGGTTCAAAAGCAATCATCGAAGCTGGTACTTCAGCTGTTACGCTG CTGTGAGCGTTGGATACTGCTTAACGGGATGGATCGGGACCGCGGTGGTACGATCTTTCGGTAGGGACTCTCTCTGCTATGGACTCGTTCTCCTGGCGCTTTGCTGGTACTTTGCCTTCGGAAGATTCGTTAAGGATTCACCAAAATCCTATCAGCACGATACTAAT GCCGCTGTGATACCGTGGGGAAAGTTGCTCAGATCAGTTCCGGTATGGGCATCAGCTGTAGCGACTATGGGCAATCAATGGGGGGATGCAACTCTCGCTCTTGGTATGACCAAATATCTCAAGCTCATTTACGGCTTCTCGACAGCGAAC GATTCTGTGCTGACGACGTTGCCTCACATCGGTCACTTCATGGCTGCATTGACTTGTGGTCTCTTGGTCGATCACGTACGAGAATCCGGAATAGTCTCAACGACGACTGCAAGAAAATTGGTCGTTTACACCG CTCACTTTATACCGGCTGCTCTTCTCTTCGTGGCTGGTTACGCTGGCTGTCAAGCACTCGGGGCAGCTTGGCTCGGCATAGCTGCTCTTCTCGTATCTGGAACGGCACCAGCTGGTGCATTAGCGGCAATAGCCGATCTCGCGCCAGCCGAATCACCGGCCTGCGCCGCAGCGGCTTGCGCTCTCTGCTCGACACTCGGTGCCGCCGGTTTACTCGCGGCAAACTACTTTGTCACGCAAGCTCTTCACGGCTCG atTGCTGGCTCGTGGCGTCTCGTATTCGGAGTCGCTTCGGTCGTGTTGTTGACCACAGCAGCAGTGTTTCTTGCTCTGGGCAAAGGAGTACCACAGCCCTGGATACCTTCAGTGGCAAGACCACGCAGTCACGACGTTATTTACGAGCAGGACGCTCTCGAGCTGGATTACGAGGACGTAGGCGTGCAAACCGAGCCTTTCAATCCTTATGTCCTCGACGAGGACGTCGAGAGTATCAAAGAAATGCCGAGATCGTCGTCGATCCACTCCAAAGTCTCGGCGGGCTCTGATTGTTGA
- the LOC122407808 gene encoding sialin-like isoform X1 has translation MADFVRRGSVHLVKRGSVQFKQAAKEVRAIDPHDRTFRTLKTVKFHEEINVKKIIAAVRARHIVASLVAVGFALCGAVETSSSVALLANQEDNHAIIDTSWHCDMLVNISSRNRTEDFEIILLERTVHSRQLPQEERAESIMREAFLWGQVAGPILGGCLVWGRSGPSMVFSRAVLSACLASLLVPAAWRGPSHVALRLFQGLCTGATMPAAHMLAMTWFKSNHRSWYFSCYAAVSVGYCLTGWIGTAVVRSFGRDSLCYGLVLLALCWYFAFGRFVKDSPKSYQHDTNAAVIPWGKLLRSVPVWASAVATMGNQWGDATLALGMTKYLKLIYGFSTANDSVLTTLPHIGHFMAALTCGLLVDHVRESGIVSTTTARKLVVYTAHFIPAALLFVAGYAGCQALGAAWLGIAALLVSGTAPAGALAAIADLAPAESPACAAAACALCSTLGAAGLLAANYFVTQALHGSIAGSWRLVFGVASVVLLTTAAVFLALGKGVPQPWIPSVARPRSHDVIYEQDALELDYEDVGVQTEPFNPYVLDEDVESIKEMPRSSSIHSKVSAGSDC, from the exons ATGGCAGACTTCGTGAGAAGAGGTAGTGTTCACCTGGTTAAACGTGGCAGTGTACAGTTTAAGCAAGCAGCTAAGGAAGTGCGAG CAATTGATCCTCATGACAGAACATTTcggacattgaaaaccgtcAAATTTCACGAAGAAAttaatgtcaaaaaaattatagccGCCGTGCGAGCTCGCCACATCGTAGCTTCACTGGTCGCCGTTGGTTTCGCTCTTTGCGGAGCTGTCGAAACAAGTTCCTCCGTAGCATTGCTCGCCAATCAAGAAGACAATCATGCCATCATCGATACTTCGTGGCACTGTGACATGCTCGTCAACATCAGTAGCCGAAATCGAACTGAAGATTTCGAAATTATACTTTTGGAG AGAACTGTTCATTCGCGGCAGTTGCCTCAAGAAGAGCGAGCCGAATCGATAATGCGAGAGGCATTTCTGTGGGGTCAAGTGGCCGGACCTATCCTAGGGGGCTGTCTCGTTTGGGGCAGATCAGGACCATCAATGGTTTTTTCAAGGGCTGTACTGAGCGCGTGTCTCGCCTCGCTTCTCGTCCCTGCAGCTTGGAGAGGTCCATCTCACGTTGCTCTTCGACTTTTTCAAGGACTATGCACT GGAGCAACGATGCCAGCGGCTCATATGCTTGCCATGACGTGGTTCAAAAGCAATCATCGAAGCTGGTACTTCAGCTGTTACGCTG CTGTGAGCGTTGGATACTGCTTAACGGGATGGATCGGGACCGCGGTGGTACGATCTTTCGGTAGGGACTCTCTCTGCTATGGACTCGTTCTCCTGGCGCTTTGCTGGTACTTTGCCTTCGGAAGATTCGTTAAGGATTCACCAAAATCCTATCAGCACGATACTAAT GCCGCTGTGATACCGTGGGGAAAGTTGCTCAGATCAGTTCCGGTATGGGCATCAGCTGTAGCGACTATGGGCAATCAATGGGGGGATGCAACTCTCGCTCTTGGTATGACCAAATATCTCAAGCTCATTTACGGCTTCTCGACAGCGAAC GATTCTGTGCTGACGACGTTGCCTCACATCGGTCACTTCATGGCTGCATTGACTTGTGGTCTCTTGGTCGATCACGTACGAGAATCCGGAATAGTCTCAACGACGACTGCAAGAAAATTGGTCGTTTACACCG CTCACTTTATACCGGCTGCTCTTCTCTTCGTGGCTGGTTACGCTGGCTGTCAAGCACTCGGGGCAGCTTGGCTCGGCATAGCTGCTCTTCTCGTATCTGGAACGGCACCAGCTGGTGCATTAGCGGCAATAGCCGATCTCGCGCCAGCCGAATCACCGGCCTGCGCCGCAGCGGCTTGCGCTCTCTGCTCGACACTCGGTGCCGCCGGTTTACTCGCGGCAAACTACTTTGTCACGCAAGCTCTTCACGGCTCG atTGCTGGCTCGTGGCGTCTCGTATTCGGAGTCGCTTCGGTCGTGTTGTTGACCACAGCAGCAGTGTTTCTTGCTCTGGGCAAAGGAGTACCACAGCCCTGGATACCTTCAGTGGCAAGACCACGCAGTCACGACGTTATTTACGAGCAGGACGCTCTCGAGCTGGATTACGAGGACGTAGGCGTGCAAACCGAGCCTTTCAATCCTTATGTCCTCGACGAGGACGTCGAGAGTATCAAAGAAATGCCGAGATCGTCGTCGATCCACTCCAAAGTCTCGGCGGGCTCTGATTGTTGA
- the LOC122407808 gene encoding sialin-like isoform X2, with translation MADFVRRGSVHLVKRGSVQFKQAAKEVRAIDPHDRTFRTLKTVKFHEEINVKKIIAAVRARHIVASLVAVGFALCGAVETSSSVALLANQEDNHAIIDTSWHCDMLVNISSRNRTEDFEIILLELPQEERAESIMREAFLWGQVAGPILGGCLVWGRSGPSMVFSRAVLSACLASLLVPAAWRGPSHVALRLFQGLCTGATMPAAHMLAMTWFKSNHRSWYFSCYAAVSVGYCLTGWIGTAVVRSFGRDSLCYGLVLLALCWYFAFGRFVKDSPKSYQHDTNAAVIPWGKLLRSVPVWASAVATMGNQWGDATLALGMTKYLKLIYGFSTANDSVLTTLPHIGHFMAALTCGLLVDHVRESGIVSTTTARKLVVYTAHFIPAALLFVAGYAGCQALGAAWLGIAALLVSGTAPAGALAAIADLAPAESPACAAAACALCSTLGAAGLLAANYFVTQALHGSIAGSWRLVFGVASVVLLTTAAVFLALGKGVPQPWIPSVARPRSHDVIYEQDALELDYEDVGVQTEPFNPYVLDEDVESIKEMPRSSSIHSKVSAGSDC, from the exons ATGGCAGACTTCGTGAGAAGAGGTAGTGTTCACCTGGTTAAACGTGGCAGTGTACAGTTTAAGCAAGCAGCTAAGGAAGTGCGAG CAATTGATCCTCATGACAGAACATTTcggacattgaaaaccgtcAAATTTCACGAAGAAAttaatgtcaaaaaaattatagccGCCGTGCGAGCTCGCCACATCGTAGCTTCACTGGTCGCCGTTGGTTTCGCTCTTTGCGGAGCTGTCGAAACAAGTTCCTCCGTAGCATTGCTCGCCAATCAAGAAGACAATCATGCCATCATCGATACTTCGTGGCACTGTGACATGCTCGTCAACATCAGTAGCCGAAATCGAACTGAAGATTTCGAAATTATACTTTTGGAG TTGCCTCAAGAAGAGCGAGCCGAATCGATAATGCGAGAGGCATTTCTGTGGGGTCAAGTGGCCGGACCTATCCTAGGGGGCTGTCTCGTTTGGGGCAGATCAGGACCATCAATGGTTTTTTCAAGGGCTGTACTGAGCGCGTGTCTCGCCTCGCTTCTCGTCCCTGCAGCTTGGAGAGGTCCATCTCACGTTGCTCTTCGACTTTTTCAAGGACTATGCACT GGAGCAACGATGCCAGCGGCTCATATGCTTGCCATGACGTGGTTCAAAAGCAATCATCGAAGCTGGTACTTCAGCTGTTACGCTG CTGTGAGCGTTGGATACTGCTTAACGGGATGGATCGGGACCGCGGTGGTACGATCTTTCGGTAGGGACTCTCTCTGCTATGGACTCGTTCTCCTGGCGCTTTGCTGGTACTTTGCCTTCGGAAGATTCGTTAAGGATTCACCAAAATCCTATCAGCACGATACTAAT GCCGCTGTGATACCGTGGGGAAAGTTGCTCAGATCAGTTCCGGTATGGGCATCAGCTGTAGCGACTATGGGCAATCAATGGGGGGATGCAACTCTCGCTCTTGGTATGACCAAATATCTCAAGCTCATTTACGGCTTCTCGACAGCGAAC GATTCTGTGCTGACGACGTTGCCTCACATCGGTCACTTCATGGCTGCATTGACTTGTGGTCTCTTGGTCGATCACGTACGAGAATCCGGAATAGTCTCAACGACGACTGCAAGAAAATTGGTCGTTTACACCG CTCACTTTATACCGGCTGCTCTTCTCTTCGTGGCTGGTTACGCTGGCTGTCAAGCACTCGGGGCAGCTTGGCTCGGCATAGCTGCTCTTCTCGTATCTGGAACGGCACCAGCTGGTGCATTAGCGGCAATAGCCGATCTCGCGCCAGCCGAATCACCGGCCTGCGCCGCAGCGGCTTGCGCTCTCTGCTCGACACTCGGTGCCGCCGGTTTACTCGCGGCAAACTACTTTGTCACGCAAGCTCTTCACGGCTCG atTGCTGGCTCGTGGCGTCTCGTATTCGGAGTCGCTTCGGTCGTGTTGTTGACCACAGCAGCAGTGTTTCTTGCTCTGGGCAAAGGAGTACCACAGCCCTGGATACCTTCAGTGGCAAGACCACGCAGTCACGACGTTATTTACGAGCAGGACGCTCTCGAGCTGGATTACGAGGACGTAGGCGTGCAAACCGAGCCTTTCAATCCTTATGTCCTCGACGAGGACGTCGAGAGTATCAAAGAAATGCCGAGATCGTCGTCGATCCACTCCAAAGTCTCGGCGGGCTCTGATTGTTGA
- the LOC122407807 gene encoding uncharacterized protein isoform X2: MCGNMVSSLKMTPWLMVVFCLVTAGCSNVTDQQTSESQHDQVAILKQIRKVNEDGSYSFGYEAGDGSFKEQVSVVQSIPPRVNRSSTTRKSSLAYASSTESSSTRSSVVQPIPRLRKTTTTASTTTTSTTTDNPRPIFGHYVKSTSKTRPRFVLNGQHRTPVTEEEVSEDSQITRPSGEDRPSGYRRILFAKRPVDHSLRPITEEFEEKEEETKITTGNTLRRQLPEETTKPETTSEAANDDHSDVYGGSLSTTRPLFTTNAPPRLIHRLANPRPKSLYVNQNNLGPARFDNNKFEGPRVYEEESKTTQDERDPPQQIVIRSPQRMTTENREYVRQQQTTEPVYVRQPPEQFLRELSSAGLLIRANNGDEENEYRTRVPIGRILYRPPPSQQPLYSTTTDANVHYLTETPITEPEETPRVPVMQNYMRPRIFQRPLAAYMDQDGHRSPRPLLRPVPQAMDERDYSPAPIAAPEYPYRSGQIALPPEPPNPIAPPLSRRDFQLLLRRLLVSQYGTQALTYPRTYLEDALLDQQPYPSYQPAYQAPLARQSLPYDPNQLAIQYGERVPLRRPGYARVLNPIYQNQPYDDYQEGRFPKRVYRQKFYPQELSDEADEVLPAPIREALLLRMIQLAINADRPAMATMVTSTTPASIYRKNGPVRSVQIITDDEEDDKDSIMKKM, encoded by the exons ATGTGCGGTAACATGGTTTCCAGTCTTAAG ATGACGCCATGGCTGATGGTAGTCTTCTGCCTCGTGACTGCCGGCTGCTCAAACGTCACGGATCAGCAAACCTCAGAAAGTCAACACGATCAAGTTGCTATTCTGAAGCAAATCAGAAAAGTCAACGAAGATGGATCCTACTCTTTTGGTTACGAAGCTGGGGATGGATCTTTCAAG GAACAAGTGTCTGTGGTGCAGAGTATACCACCGAGGGTGAACAGAAGTTCGACCACGCGAAAGTCGTCGTTGGCTTATGCGTCATCGACGGAATCATCGTCAACGAGATCGTCGGTGGTGCAACCGATTCCGAGATTGCGTAAAACGACGACAACGgcatcgacgacgacgacatcGACGACGACGGATAATCCACGTCCGATATTTGGACATTACGTAAAATCAACTTCGAAGACGCGTCCACGGTTTGTGCTGAATGGCCAGCATAGAACACCAGTTACCGAGGAAGAAGTAAGCGAAGACTCGCAAATAACGCGACCAAGCGGCGAGGATAGACCGAGCGGTTATCGCCGAATCCTCTTTGCAAAACGTCCGGTTGATCACAGCTTACGACCGATCACAGAAGAATtcgaggagaaggaggaagagacGAAAATCACAACGGGGAACACTCTGAGACGCCAGTTGCCAGAAGAAACAACGAAACCTGAGACAACTTCGGAAGCGGCGAACGACGATCATTCCGACGTCTACGGGGGTTCGCTCTCAACAACTCGACCACTCTTTACCACGAACGCGCCACCCAGATTGATTCATCGCCTTGCGAATCCACGTCCGAAATCTCTTTACGTCAACCAGAACAACCTTGGGCCAGCAAGATTCGACAACAACAAGTTCGAAGGCCCGAGGGTGTACGAAGAAGAATCCAAGACGACGCAGGACGAGCGTGATCCGCCTCAACAGATCGTCATCAGGTCGCCGCAGCGAATGACTACCGAGAATCGCGAATACGTTCGCCAACAACAGACGACGGAACCGGTGTACGTGCGTCAACCGCCGGAACAATTTTTGCGGGAATTGTCATCCGCTGGACTTTTGATTCGAGCGAATAACGGAGACGAAGAGAATGAATACAGGACGAGAGTTCCGATCGGTAGGATTCTTTATCGCCCACCACCGAGCCAACAACCCTTGTATTCGACCACGACCGATGCCAATGTTCATTATCTTACGGAAACTCCGATAACCGAACCTGAAGAAACTCCACGTGTTCCGGTAATGCAAAACTACATGAGACCTAGAATTTTCCAACGGCCGCTGGCGGCGTACATGGACCAAGATGGTCATCGATCGCCCCGTCCTCTCCTGAGACCGGTTCCTCAAGCGATGGACGAGCGAGATTATTCTCCAGCTCCGATCGCAGCTCCAGAGTATCCTTACCGATCGGGACAAATTGCCCTACCTCCAGAACCACCCAATCCCATCGCGCCACCTCTCAGCAGACGAGACTTCCAATTGCTCCTTAGGCGGCTGCTCGTCAGTCAATATGGGACTCAGGCTCTTACCTATCCCAGAACCTACCTAGAAGATGCCCTTTTGGATCAACAACCTTATCCATCCTATCAACCGGCGTATCAAGCCCCACTGGCTCGGCAATCTCTTCCCTACGATCCGAACCAATTGGCCATCCAATATGGTGAGCGCGTACCTCTTCGGAGACCAGGATACGCGCGCGTCCTCAATCCTATCTACCAAAATCAACCTTACGACGATTACCAAGAAGGCCGATTTCCAAAACGTGTCTATCGTCAAAAATTCTACCCTCAGGAGTTGAGCGACGAAGCTGACGAGGTCTTGCCTGCACCTATCAGAGAAGCTCTCCTTCTGCGAATGATCCAACTCGCTATCAACGCTGATCGACCCGCGATGGCGACTATGGTTACGTCCACGACTCCGGCctcgatttatcgaaaaaacggACCCGTGCGAAGCGTACAAATCATTACTGACGACGAGGAGGACGACAAGGATAGTATTATGAAGAAAATGTAG
- the LOC122407807 gene encoding uncharacterized protein isoform X1 codes for MCGNMVSSLKMTPWLMVVFCLVTAGCSNVTDQQTSESQHDQVAILKQIRKVNEDGSYSFGYEAGDGSFKVETRDVLGNIKGTFGFVDADGEIKRVSYSSSNGTGFKSTTVSPLQEQVSVVQSIPPRVNRSSTTRKSSLAYASSTESSSTRSSVVQPIPRLRKTTTTASTTTTSTTTDNPRPIFGHYVKSTSKTRPRFVLNGQHRTPVTEEEVSEDSQITRPSGEDRPSGYRRILFAKRPVDHSLRPITEEFEEKEEETKITTGNTLRRQLPEETTKPETTSEAANDDHSDVYGGSLSTTRPLFTTNAPPRLIHRLANPRPKSLYVNQNNLGPARFDNNKFEGPRVYEEESKTTQDERDPPQQIVIRSPQRMTTENREYVRQQQTTEPVYVRQPPEQFLRELSSAGLLIRANNGDEENEYRTRVPIGRILYRPPPSQQPLYSTTTDANVHYLTETPITEPEETPRVPVMQNYMRPRIFQRPLAAYMDQDGHRSPRPLLRPVPQAMDERDYSPAPIAAPEYPYRSGQIALPPEPPNPIAPPLSRRDFQLLLRRLLVSQYGTQALTYPRTYLEDALLDQQPYPSYQPAYQAPLARQSLPYDPNQLAIQYGERVPLRRPGYARVLNPIYQNQPYDDYQEGRFPKRVYRQKFYPQELSDEADEVLPAPIREALLLRMIQLAINADRPAMATMVTSTTPASIYRKNGPVRSVQIITDDEEDDKDSIMKKM; via the exons ATGTGCGGTAACATGGTTTCCAGTCTTAAG ATGACGCCATGGCTGATGGTAGTCTTCTGCCTCGTGACTGCCGGCTGCTCAAACGTCACGGATCAGCAAACCTCAGAAAGTCAACACGATCAAGTTGCTATTCTGAAGCAAATCAGAAAAGTCAACGAAGATGGATCCTACTCTTTTGGTTACGAAGCTGGGGATGGATCTTTCAAG GTCGAGACCCGCGACGTGTTAGGCAACATCAAGGGTACATTTGGTTTCGTGGACGCGGACGGTGAAATAAAGAGGGTGTCATATTCGTCGTCGAACGGGACGGGATTTAAATCAACCACGGTATCGCCATTGCAGGAACAAGTGTCTGTGGTGCAGAGTATACCACCGAGGGTGAACAGAAGTTCGACCACGCGAAAGTCGTCGTTGGCTTATGCGTCATCGACGGAATCATCGTCAACGAGATCGTCGGTGGTGCAACCGATTCCGAGATTGCGTAAAACGACGACAACGgcatcgacgacgacgacatcGACGACGACGGATAATCCACGTCCGATATTTGGACATTACGTAAAATCAACTTCGAAGACGCGTCCACGGTTTGTGCTGAATGGCCAGCATAGAACACCAGTTACCGAGGAAGAAGTAAGCGAAGACTCGCAAATAACGCGACCAAGCGGCGAGGATAGACCGAGCGGTTATCGCCGAATCCTCTTTGCAAAACGTCCGGTTGATCACAGCTTACGACCGATCACAGAAGAATtcgaggagaaggaggaagagacGAAAATCACAACGGGGAACACTCTGAGACGCCAGTTGCCAGAAGAAACAACGAAACCTGAGACAACTTCGGAAGCGGCGAACGACGATCATTCCGACGTCTACGGGGGTTCGCTCTCAACAACTCGACCACTCTTTACCACGAACGCGCCACCCAGATTGATTCATCGCCTTGCGAATCCACGTCCGAAATCTCTTTACGTCAACCAGAACAACCTTGGGCCAGCAAGATTCGACAACAACAAGTTCGAAGGCCCGAGGGTGTACGAAGAAGAATCCAAGACGACGCAGGACGAGCGTGATCCGCCTCAACAGATCGTCATCAGGTCGCCGCAGCGAATGACTACCGAGAATCGCGAATACGTTCGCCAACAACAGACGACGGAACCGGTGTACGTGCGTCAACCGCCGGAACAATTTTTGCGGGAATTGTCATCCGCTGGACTTTTGATTCGAGCGAATAACGGAGACGAAGAGAATGAATACAGGACGAGAGTTCCGATCGGTAGGATTCTTTATCGCCCACCACCGAGCCAACAACCCTTGTATTCGACCACGACCGATGCCAATGTTCATTATCTTACGGAAACTCCGATAACCGAACCTGAAGAAACTCCACGTGTTCCGGTAATGCAAAACTACATGAGACCTAGAATTTTCCAACGGCCGCTGGCGGCGTACATGGACCAAGATGGTCATCGATCGCCCCGTCCTCTCCTGAGACCGGTTCCTCAAGCGATGGACGAGCGAGATTATTCTCCAGCTCCGATCGCAGCTCCAGAGTATCCTTACCGATCGGGACAAATTGCCCTACCTCCAGAACCACCCAATCCCATCGCGCCACCTCTCAGCAGACGAGACTTCCAATTGCTCCTTAGGCGGCTGCTCGTCAGTCAATATGGGACTCAGGCTCTTACCTATCCCAGAACCTACCTAGAAGATGCCCTTTTGGATCAACAACCTTATCCATCCTATCAACCGGCGTATCAAGCCCCACTGGCTCGGCAATCTCTTCCCTACGATCCGAACCAATTGGCCATCCAATATGGTGAGCGCGTACCTCTTCGGAGACCAGGATACGCGCGCGTCCTCAATCCTATCTACCAAAATCAACCTTACGACGATTACCAAGAAGGCCGATTTCCAAAACGTGTCTATCGTCAAAAATTCTACCCTCAGGAGTTGAGCGACGAAGCTGACGAGGTCTTGCCTGCACCTATCAGAGAAGCTCTCCTTCTGCGAATGATCCAACTCGCTATCAACGCTGATCGACCCGCGATGGCGACTATGGTTACGTCCACGACTCCGGCctcgatttatcgaaaaaacggACCCGTGCGAAGCGTACAAATCATTACTGACGACGAGGAGGACGACAAGGATAGTATTATGAAGAAAATGTAG